A genomic stretch from Petrotoga mexicana DSM 14811 includes:
- a CDS encoding O-antigen ligase family protein — MQEKAKIPTDILIFLVLFALIPFLMVPNLVYEYSTQKHLVFSLFMVFILIYYLFKYFSKPISIKFTYPHIFLSFFSISAFLSLISVYIENKYYLPTSAGVAFYIVLIAFFSYVVTTRFGKDFKFIEYGLFIFMVTGTVIAIDGLLNKFLGFDLFFGKYGDPSQRIALRTTIGNPNFVSDYLAQLLPISIYFTLRKNTSIYIRIYALANVFIMYWVVLLAQTRSIYLATFVGLGFTIISFLISNKKDTLKNYVKSKEFKIWIILVLSVLAFLFLMFNFETPFNRGGEVIAADRFAAMASVSSWDERSLSWLSAVKQFADENHKNHFIIGSGINTYPVYAVHYLAEVQAENPERFLYAWNNFKRAHNDYLQVLGETGILGFSSILLMLVSLMVIYFKVLKLEKDDDNKSLLFPLFGWSAAVMAIHAFTEFAFHMHPNLILSVFILSSAVSEQFNSHVKSFNIKNSQVVIIPLVLVGIVASYYKINEVTSEAFFVKGNREYNSMVSLINATESQIPNIISQLEAQKSSLQKQLMNYTPGSVNFQRITQSINQIDTQIEDYKNMQLSYENRAEQSYKNAFEYFQKSLKWNPNFGKSAFYLSQLLTSSIRQNSLTYEDLPKIFEKEIDGYDFMIEEFEGAMDLMPFPDNILRDTVEPIYSTDTNNNAKQITLKIQTLYDGINQLEYSYLSFNEKNAYRLIGRIYYNIVILYEQLKDYIPLDKLKTVEKLQDEAYNNFHHWEQQAIYILPGGWNRFPEWEDVYYEYLLLTVRLINIYPQDELINKIVFITQKEGEADYYMAQKSRGIPDSSLKLLSELYSTLRDENLKNQLVENIVSNYKAVYNYYKSLKEEGSPNYSRYQDRIESFFSDYEFFTRRMVK; from the coding sequence TTGCAAGAGAAGGCAAAAATTCCTACTGATATATTGATTTTTCTTGTTTTGTTTGCTTTAATACCTTTTTTAATGGTACCCAATTTGGTTTATGAGTACTCTACTCAAAAACATTTGGTTTTTTCTTTATTCATGGTTTTTATTTTAATTTATTATTTGTTTAAATACTTTTCTAAACCTATTTCAATAAAGTTCACTTATCCACACATTTTTTTATCTTTTTTCAGTATTTCTGCCTTTTTATCTTTGATATCAGTTTACATAGAGAATAAATATTACCTACCTACGTCAGCTGGAGTAGCCTTCTACATAGTGCTTATTGCTTTTTTTTCGTATGTAGTTACAACGCGTTTTGGGAAGGATTTTAAATTCATCGAATATGGTCTTTTTATTTTTATGGTTACGGGAACTGTTATAGCCATAGATGGGCTTTTGAACAAGTTTTTAGGCTTTGATTTGTTCTTTGGTAAGTATGGAGACCCTTCTCAAAGAATAGCCTTAAGAACGACTATCGGGAACCCTAATTTTGTTTCAGACTATTTGGCACAGCTATTACCAATTTCTATATATTTTACTTTGAGAAAGAATACGAGTATCTACATTAGAATATATGCTTTAGCGAATGTTTTTATAATGTATTGGGTTGTTTTGTTAGCACAAACTCGTTCTATTTATCTTGCCACCTTTGTTGGATTAGGATTCACTATAATATCTTTTCTCATTTCCAATAAAAAAGATACCTTGAAAAATTATGTAAAAAGTAAAGAGTTTAAAATATGGATAATTCTGGTTTTATCTGTTTTAGCCTTTTTATTCCTTATGTTTAATTTTGAAACGCCATTCAACAGGGGTGGAGAGGTGATAGCGGCAGACCGCTTCGCAGCTATGGCTTCTGTTTCTTCTTGGGATGAAAGAAGTTTGTCCTGGCTCTCCGCTGTAAAACAATTTGCAGATGAGAATCATAAAAACCATTTTATAATCGGAAGTGGAATAAATACATATCCCGTTTATGCAGTTCATTACCTAGCTGAGGTACAAGCGGAAAATCCTGAGAGATTTTTATATGCATGGAATAACTTCAAAAGAGCTCACAACGATTATCTACAAGTGTTGGGAGAGACAGGTATTTTAGGTTTCTCTTCAATATTGTTAATGCTCGTAAGTTTAATGGTGATATACTTTAAAGTTCTAAAACTTGAAAAAGATGATGACAACAAGAGCCTTTTATTCCCCTTATTTGGATGGAGCGCCGCAGTCATGGCAATCCATGCATTCACAGAGTTTGCATTTCACATGCATCCAAACCTTATATTAAGTGTATTTATCCTCTCAAGTGCTGTATCAGAACAGTTCAATTCACATGTGAAAAGCTTTAATATCAAAAATAGTCAGGTTGTGATTATTCCTTTAGTTTTGGTTGGAATAGTGGCGTCGTATTACAAAATAAACGAAGTTACATCAGAAGCTTTTTTCGTTAAAGGAAATCGTGAATACAATTCAATGGTATCTCTTATTAACGCTACTGAAAGTCAAATACCAAATATTATAAGCCAACTTGAAGCTCAAAAATCCAGTCTTCAAAAACAATTGATGAATTACACTCCAGGGAGTGTGAATTTTCAAAGGATAACTCAAAGTATAAACCAGATAGACACACAGATAGAAGATTATAAAAATATGCAGTTATCATACGAGAATAGAGCAGAACAAAGCTATAAGAATGCCTTTGAATATTTCCAGAAATCATTAAAATGGAATCCGAATTTCGGCAAATCGGCATTTTACCTGTCTCAACTTTTGACGTCTAGCATTCGGCAGAATTCCCTTACTTATGAAGATTTACCTAAAATATTTGAAAAAGAAATCGACGGTTACGATTTTATGATCGAAGAGTTCGAAGGTGCAATGGATTTAATGCCATTTCCTGATAATATTTTAAGAGACACCGTAGAACCGATTTATTCCACCGATACAAACAACAACGCCAAACAAATTACTTTAAAAATTCAAACCCTATACGATGGAATAAATCAGTTGGAATATTCATATTTATCATTCAATGAAAAGAATGCCTATAGATTAATAGGCAGAATATATTATAACATCGTAATTCTATACGAACAGCTAAAGGATTACATTCCACTAGATAAGTTAAAGACAGTAGAAAAACTTCAAGACGAGGCTTACAATAATTTTCATCATTGGGAGCAGCAAGCTATATACATCCTTCCTGGGGGTTGGAATAGGTTTCCTGAATGGGAAGATGTTTATTATGAATATTTGCTGTTAACCGTAAGGCTGATAAATATATATCCACAAGATGAATTAATAAACAAAATAGTTTTCATTACTCAAAAAGAGGGAGAAGCAGATTATTACATGGCCCAAAAATCTAGAGGGATACCAGATAGTTCATTAAAATTGTTATCTGAGTTATATTCAACTTTGAGAGATGAAAATTTAAAAAATCAACTAGTAGAAAACATTGTTAGCAATTATAAAGCTGTTTATAACTATTACAAGAGTTTAAAAGAAGAAGGATCACCCAATTATTCTAGATATCAAGATAGAATCGAAAGTTTCTTCAGTGATTACGAATTTTTCACAAGAAGGATGGTAAAGTAA
- a CDS encoding N-acetylmuramoyl-L-alanine amidase family protein produces the protein MNKRVIQLLIIFGFLFLSFTTFAKTLYFQWREVDPAYYFEDGENLYVSLKVISEKSGRTLDVYNDTLIYVKDSKWNVFIFPQNSLAIINSTESIRFDPNDLKVVDGEIYITTELITKLSNLELISNDSSVYLNLPLTQVSSIKTIIQKTDARIIIELSSSPEDVGIYPLVNKSGYLIKIKGAEIPDSYYYEEYNNKINYIKAYHYSPTEVWIQVKLNNSADLEELIEENRIILDLSFKDTITLPVLVLDPGHGGIDPGAVGPNQTFEKDIALKVAKRAQELLKPYSINVYLTRTNDVYVDLHDRAVFSNEKGADLFISLHLNDYPQDSSVYGSEVYYFDFSESAYARRIAYRENLDLNTDKNLIETWVTDKENSLDESEKFANILASYLNVNGVKFRGVHTAEFAVLAYTRSPAVLFEMEFISNPQVVDEFTNGDYVEVFAEIIKNAVIDFFGLK, from the coding sequence ATGAATAAAAGGGTAATTCAGCTGTTAATAATTTTTGGCTTTTTATTTCTCTCTTTTACTACCTTTGCAAAAACGCTTTATTTTCAATGGAGAGAGGTAGATCCGGCTTACTATTTTGAAGATGGAGAAAATCTATATGTTAGTTTAAAAGTTATTTCTGAAAAGAGTGGAAGAACTTTAGATGTATATAACGATACTTTGATTTACGTAAAAGACAGCAAATGGAACGTTTTTATTTTTCCCCAGAATAGTTTAGCAATTATTAACAGCACCGAATCCATTCGTTTCGATCCAAATGATCTAAAAGTGGTTGATGGAGAAATTTATATAACTACAGAGTTGATAACGAAGTTGAGCAACTTAGAACTCATTTCTAATGATTCTTCTGTTTACTTGAATCTGCCACTAACTCAAGTAAGTTCAATAAAAACGATCATACAAAAAACTGATGCCAGAATAATAATAGAGCTTTCTTCAAGCCCTGAAGATGTTGGAATATACCCATTAGTTAATAAATCCGGATATTTAATTAAGATAAAAGGTGCCGAAATTCCTGATTCTTATTACTATGAAGAATACAACAACAAGATCAATTACATAAAGGCATATCACTATTCACCAACAGAAGTTTGGATACAAGTAAAACTGAACAACTCCGCTGATTTGGAAGAATTAATTGAAGAAAATAGAATAATATTAGACCTTTCTTTTAAAGATACAATCACCTTGCCTGTTTTGGTCTTGGATCCAGGTCATGGAGGGATAGATCCGGGAGCTGTTGGTCCTAACCAAACTTTTGAAAAAGACATTGCTTTAAAAGTAGCAAAAAGAGCTCAAGAACTTTTGAAACCTTACAGTATTAACGTTTATCTGACTAGAACAAACGATGTATACGTTGATTTACACGATAGAGCAGTTTTTTCTAATGAAAAAGGTGCAGATTTATTCATTAGTTTACACTTGAATGATTATCCTCAAGATTCTTCAGTTTACGGATCAGAGGTTTACTATTTTGATTTTTCAGAAAGCGCATATGCAAGAAGAATAGCCTACCGGGAAAATTTAGATTTGAATACTGATAAAAATCTTATAGAAACATGGGTGACGGATAAAGAAAACAGTCTAGATGAAAGTGAGAAGTTTGCCAATATATTGGCAAGTTATTTGAATGTAAATGGGGTTAAATTTAGGGGCGTTCATACGGCGGAGTTCGCTGTTTTGGCTTATACTAGGAGTCCCGCAGTTTTATTTGAAATGGAATTTATCAGTAATCCTCAAGTAGTAGATGAATTTACGAATGGGGACTATGTGGAAGTTTTTGCAGAAATTATTAAAAACGCAGTTATTGACTTTTTTGGTCTAAAATAA